A genomic segment from Salvia splendens isolate huo1 chromosome 13, SspV2, whole genome shotgun sequence encodes:
- the LOC121760108 gene encoding cyclic dof factor 2-like, translating to MVKEPEIKLFGRKICFPDNGAAGERSSDCDRCLENSKGEEIGRQEQRDEEVAKRETCETSAENEESQSSAPPESDEEKGGAANSERKALKKPDKIIPCPRCNSMNTKFCYYNNYNVNQPRHFCRGCQRYWTAGGTMRNVPVGAGRRKNKTSRHLTIDGFHSPNATVLSFSHQMPCSSNRGAPNHGFAWPFTAVIPPMPYCLWNGWNLAAADAESALGKRSRSGEVVVPKTLRMDDPEEAARSSIWSTLRIKYDSLSREGLFKALQPKDCGKKPAMAAAGPLLQANPAALSRSFAFQERA from the exons ATGGTGAAGGAGCCGGAGATAAAGCTGTTCGGTCGGAAGATTTGTTTTCCGGATAACGGCGCCGCCGGAGAACGTTCCAGTGATTGCGATCGCTGCTTGGAGAATAGTAAAGGAGAAGAAATTGGAAGGCAGGAGCAGAGAGATGAG GAGGTAGCAAAGAGAGAAACCTGCGAAACTAGTGCAGAAAATGAGGAATCACAGAGCAGTGCTCCACCGGAATCCGACGAAGAGAAGGGCGGAGCAGCCAATTCGGAGCGAAAAGCCCTAAAGAAGCCGGACAAAATCATCCCTTGCCCCCGGTGCAACAGCATGAACACCAAATTCTGCTACTACAACAACTACAACGTCAACCAGCCCCGCCACTTCTGCAGGGGCTGCCAGAGGTACTGGACGGCCGGGGGCACAATGCGCAACGTTCCCGTTGGCGCGGGCCGACGCAAGAACAAGACCTCCCGCCACCTTACCATCGACGGATTCCACAGCCCAAACGCCACTGTCCTTTCCTTCTCACACCAAATGCCCTGTTCTAGCAACAGAGGAGCGCCAAACCATGGATTTGCATGGCCTTTTACCGCGGTTATCCCTCCAATGCCGTACTGTTTGTGGAATGGTTGGAATCTGGCAGCAGCAGACGCTGAGTCAGCGCTAGGGAAGCGTTCTAGGAGTGGGGAGGTTGTGGTGCCGAAGACGTTGAGGATGGATGATCCGGAAGAAGCTGCGAGAAGCTCTATATGGTCGACTCTCCGGATCAAGTATGATTCCCTTAGTCGAGAAGGCCTTTTCAAGGCCTTGCAGCCCAAGGATTGTGGCAAGAAACCGGCAATGGCGGCTGCCGGGCCTCTGCTGCAAGCCAATCCGGCAGCTCTGTCGCGGTCCTTTGCGTTCCAAGAGCGTGCCTGA